The Lysinibacillus pakistanensis genome includes a window with the following:
- a CDS encoding ABC transporter substrate-binding protein, protein MKTFNKYMLLCSVLLTLGLVLAACSSKNETAKKEEEQPTESKVRVYKDYLNHEVEIPLEPKRVIYHGEGYGDIVALDAQTVGAGFSWITDYAWEKEVHNVEDVGFPINIEKTLELKPDLIIVATSDEKIYEQLSKVAPTIVFDTFAPLEQRLTELGDILNKKEEAEKWLSNYKAKADTMWKSLVDEGVLKENETASVLTYYPGDRLFVMARAGLSQVLYDSNVLKSGDNIQQILDEGTGFAEISTELLPEYTGDRIFILTPVPDEAKQSTKEMMESPIWKGLPAVKNGHVYTIDIRKADSDASTREWLLTELPNMLKK, encoded by the coding sequence ATGAAAACGTTTAATAAATATATGCTCCTTTGTAGCGTATTGCTAACTTTAGGATTAGTACTAGCTGCTTGTAGCTCCAAAAATGAAACAGCAAAAAAAGAGGAAGAACAACCGACTGAAAGCAAAGTACGTGTTTATAAAGACTATTTAAATCATGAGGTGGAAATCCCACTAGAACCAAAGCGAGTGATTTATCATGGCGAGGGCTATGGTGATATTGTCGCATTAGATGCCCAAACAGTAGGTGCAGGTTTCTCCTGGATTACTGATTATGCATGGGAGAAAGAAGTACATAATGTAGAAGATGTCGGTTTCCCAATCAATATTGAGAAAACACTTGAACTAAAACCAGACCTTATTATTGTTGCGACTTCAGATGAAAAGATCTATGAACAGCTATCCAAAGTGGCACCAACTATTGTATTCGATACCTTTGCACCTTTAGAGCAGCGTTTAACAGAACTTGGAGATATATTAAACAAGAAGGAAGAGGCAGAAAAATGGCTCAGTAATTATAAAGCGAAGGCAGATACAATGTGGAAATCCTTAGTTGACGAAGGAGTTTTAAAAGAAAATGAAACGGCATCTGTTTTAACCTACTATCCTGGGGATCGACTGTTTGTGATGGCACGTGCAGGTCTTTCACAGGTTCTTTACGACTCCAATGTCTTAAAGTCTGGCGACAACATACAACAAATCCTAGATGAAGGGACAGGATTTGCTGAAATCTCCACAGAGCTTCTTCCTGAGTATACAGGAGATCGAATTTTCATCCTTACGCCAGTACCTGATGAAGCGAAACAGTCTACAAAGGAAATGATGGAAAGTCCAATTTGGAAGGGGCTCCCTGCTGTAAAAAATGGGCATGTCTACACAATTGACATTCGAAAAGCTGATAGTGATGCCTCAACTAGAGAATGGCTGCTAACTGAACTACCAAATATGCTAAAAAAATAA
- a CDS encoding MFS transporter, which yields MRNFWLFVTTGMLLIVTTTGFARMAYGIILPFMQQGLSLSTTQSGLLGTMLFLGYLLTVGLSGMLSMRIGAKNVLLVGGCLVILGLGGLVFVTGFCWSSITLFLAGAGSALVYTPLLSIAVSLYPKKRGTVMGLLMSGAGIGMLFSGLLVPFMLQQFPELGWRGAWLILAIMTIVVVLLAYWVIKQPQAIAEKSTTRDSNASWRSKELYMITGLYFAVGLVYLIPNLYQTSYMKELGISTATAGSIYAIAGIVSIGGAPFWGMLADKIGVKKALIAALLLSVIGDLLPIMRENTGGFILSSIIWSSSLGGVLVLIQMKASQQVSPSYVASAIGFISIFYAVGQMMGPGIAGWLIEYAGGFKMAYGFGAIVFFITLLLSTVLKGENIQEQ from the coding sequence ATGAGGAATTTTTGGCTGTTTGTTACAACTGGTATGTTATTGATTGTCACAACGACAGGGTTTGCACGTATGGCCTATGGTATTATCTTACCCTTTATGCAGCAGGGGCTATCACTGTCAACAACACAATCCGGGCTACTTGGAACAATGCTTTTTCTAGGCTATTTGCTAACAGTAGGGCTTTCGGGAATGCTATCAATGCGCATTGGTGCAAAAAATGTTCTGCTCGTTGGAGGATGCCTTGTTATTTTAGGCTTGGGAGGTCTAGTATTTGTCACAGGCTTTTGTTGGTCGTCTATCACTTTGTTCTTAGCAGGGGCTGGAAGTGCATTAGTTTATACACCTTTACTATCGATAGCCGTTAGCCTGTATCCAAAGAAACGAGGCACTGTGATGGGACTGTTAATGAGCGGAGCTGGTATTGGGATGCTATTTTCAGGCTTACTCGTGCCATTCATGCTACAGCAATTTCCAGAGCTAGGTTGGAGAGGAGCTTGGTTAATATTAGCAATCATGACCATTGTAGTAGTGTTGTTAGCATATTGGGTAATAAAGCAACCACAGGCTATAGCTGAAAAGAGTACTACTCGGGATAGTAACGCTTCTTGGCGAAGTAAGGAGCTGTATATGATTACAGGTTTGTATTTCGCTGTTGGACTAGTCTATCTTATCCCTAATCTATATCAAACAAGCTATATGAAGGAGCTTGGCATCTCAACTGCTACAGCAGGCTCTATCTATGCAATTGCAGGTATCGTTTCTATTGGCGGAGCTCCATTTTGGGGAATGTTGGCTGATAAAATTGGTGTAAAAAAAGCTTTGATAGCAGCATTGCTATTATCTGTTATAGGAGATCTCCTTCCAATTATGCGAGAAAATACAGGAGGGTTTATATTATCCTCCATTATCTGGAGCTCTTCACTTGGTGGAGTTCTTGTTTTGATTCAAATGAAGGCTAGCCAGCAGGTGTCACCTTCGTATGTAGCATCCGCTATAGGTTTTATTTCCATTTTCTATGCTGTGGGTCAAATGATGGGGCCAGGAATTGCAGGCTGGCTTATTGAGTATGCAGGAGGATTTAAAATGGCTTATGGCTTTGGTGCAATCGTATTCTTTATCACACTACTTCTGTCAACTGTTCTTAAAGGTGAAAATATACAGGAACAATAG
- a CDS encoding AraC family transcriptional regulator, translating into MKVDFHQNFNRFYHAFKILNPQEIPKDYMAFQSSVKDGAIHRLSPRQDLEVVVSDYSFYKEHRMDMLTAKPMVEISFCLQGTREVQISGCTYEITAETCSLQFIEQVEASFLFNKNEAYQMVGIGIPVSTFNHYMDKIDGIGESSLNFHKVLKGTSYRLFQEKIDAIDTLILKQMLHGIAAKKMTNLELEYTVLQLLIRTFQTFLSHPINQTEFSNSDREKIRQAQAIIIENMMNPPSLMELSRLIGLNDFKLKKGFKEMFGTTVFGYLREKRLEKANYLLQNGSMNVTEVAYTVGYSNLSYFAEAFKRKYGKNPKEVLKKFSQPFTERNNL; encoded by the coding sequence ATGAAAGTTGATTTTCATCAAAATTTTAATCGTTTTTATCATGCATTCAAAATATTGAATCCACAGGAAATACCAAAAGATTATATGGCTTTTCAGTCAAGTGTAAAAGATGGAGCTATTCATCGACTTAGCCCTCGTCAGGATTTGGAAGTGGTCGTTTCTGATTATTCATTTTATAAAGAGCATCGAATGGATATGCTTACAGCCAAACCTATGGTAGAAATTAGCTTCTGTCTTCAAGGAACAAGGGAAGTTCAAATTTCGGGTTGTACCTATGAAATAACTGCAGAGACATGTTCATTACAATTTATTGAACAAGTAGAGGCTAGTTTTTTATTCAATAAAAATGAAGCTTATCAAATGGTTGGTATTGGTATTCCAGTTTCAACCTTTAATCATTATATGGATAAGATAGATGGTATCGGTGAGAGTTCTTTAAATTTTCATAAAGTTCTTAAAGGGACCTCCTATCGCCTGTTTCAGGAAAAAATTGATGCTATTGATACCCTTATTTTAAAACAAATGTTGCATGGTATAGCTGCTAAAAAAATGACAAATTTAGAGCTTGAATATACTGTTTTACAACTGTTAATAAGAACATTTCAAACTTTTCTCAGCCACCCTATTAATCAAACGGAATTCTCAAATAGTGACAGGGAAAAGATACGTCAAGCACAGGCCATTATAATTGAAAATATGATGAATCCACCCTCCTTAATGGAATTGTCGCGTTTAATCGGGTTAAATGATTTTAAATTAAAAAAGGGCTTTAAAGAAATGTTCGGCACAACAGTGTTTGGCTATTTACGTGAGAAACGTTTAGAGAAGGCTAATTATTTACTACAAAATGGCTCAATGAATGTAACAGAGGTTGCCTATACAGTGGGCTATTCCAATCTAAGCTATTTTGCTGAAGCGTTTAAGAGGAAGTATGGAAAAAATCCTAAAGAGGTATTAAAGAAATTTTCTCAGCCTTTTACCGAGAGGAACAATCTATGA
- a CDS encoding ABC transporter substrate-binding protein, translated as MYIANSLLSHIFYQPIQIIHLEDMLDTYKHSSPLPCIIIVYDGSVSYTLQNRQIELHARTIMFWDHISNFHIPNNSNVNGIVIEYRPFGVRESNLFQEITMIQDCSYKIMSLALEIEKEERAIKKTHPFRLQKLFADLLETLYTELQESIQQKEESWIEMALAYIHLHFQEELTREQMAKKAQVSPEHFSRTFLKHTGYPFTKYLTLLRVRESQKKLLSEMPKLDDLARDVGYREGSYLSRKFKQLVGVSPSVYNQKSKRVVALNTNHTACLLALGIMPELGVFSPYIESLKPVPPVHKLKGYEYDVVTNYEEIIAACPDVIINYTGERERKAFLSLAPVFELPCMQFSWREQFRLIASIVDKQDLVEEWLYQYNEKIADCNHILDRRIGQRGTAIVWEIGSHAAYCLDSSYGRGSQILYDDLGFSRPHSIVGHSIRESGFFSAEIEELVHFPADHIFITATPKQDFEKKRLMQLLHSEQWRSMEAVRRKQVYFINQYELFYGYDPLSTAAQLKELMRELTS; from the coding sequence ATGTATATAGCAAACAGCCTACTTTCCCATATTTTTTATCAGCCTATACAAATAATTCATTTAGAAGATATGCTAGATACCTATAAACACTCATCTCCATTACCATGTATCATCATCGTTTATGATGGTAGTGTTAGCTATACTCTTCAAAATCGGCAAATAGAGCTTCACGCTAGAACCATAATGTTTTGGGATCATATCAGTAATTTTCATATTCCCAATAATAGCAATGTGAATGGAATAGTCATCGAGTATCGCCCGTTTGGAGTAAGAGAATCCAACTTATTTCAAGAAATCACCATGATTCAAGATTGTTCGTATAAGATTATGAGTCTGGCATTGGAAATAGAGAAGGAAGAAAGGGCTATTAAAAAAACGCACCCATTCCGCCTACAGAAATTATTCGCTGACTTGTTAGAGACGCTTTACACAGAATTACAAGAATCTATACAGCAAAAAGAAGAATCATGGATTGAAATGGCACTAGCATATATTCATTTGCATTTTCAGGAAGAATTGACGCGTGAACAAATGGCGAAAAAGGCTCAGGTGAGTCCAGAACATTTTTCGCGTACATTTCTTAAGCATACCGGTTATCCATTTACTAAATACTTAACTTTACTAAGAGTCCGTGAATCCCAAAAAAAGCTATTGAGTGAAATGCCGAAATTGGATGACCTTGCGCGAGATGTTGGCTATCGAGAAGGTTCCTATTTAAGTAGGAAATTTAAACAGCTCGTTGGTGTATCGCCTTCAGTCTATAATCAAAAATCGAAACGTGTTGTTGCCCTGAACACAAATCATACAGCATGTTTATTAGCTCTTGGGATTATGCCTGAATTAGGTGTATTTTCACCATATATTGAGAGCTTAAAGCCAGTTCCTCCTGTACATAAGCTAAAAGGTTATGAGTATGATGTTGTCACAAATTATGAGGAAATTATAGCGGCATGTCCAGACGTCATTATTAACTATACTGGTGAAAGAGAGAGAAAAGCATTCCTTTCGTTGGCACCTGTATTCGAGCTTCCGTGTATGCAGTTTAGCTGGCGAGAACAATTTCGCCTTATCGCAAGCATTGTTGATAAACAGGATTTAGTTGAAGAATGGCTTTATCAATATAATGAAAAGATAGCGGACTGTAATCATATCCTTGATCGACGGATTGGTCAAAGAGGTACTGCAATTGTCTGGGAGATAGGGAGCCATGCAGCCTATTGTCTAGATAGTAGCTATGGTAGGGGGAGTCAAATATTATATGACGATTTAGGATTCAGTCGACCGCATTCGATTGTTGGACATAGTATTAGGGAATCTGGTTTTTTTTCAGCCGAAATAGAAGAGCTTGTTCATTTTCCAGCAGATCATATTTTTATCACGGCTACTCCTAAGCAAGATTTTGAGAAAAAACGTCTTATGCAGTTGCTACACTCAGAACAATGGCGGTCTATGGAGGCTGTTCGCAGGAAACAAGTGTATTTTATCAATCAGTATGAGTTATTTTATGGATATGATCCATTGTCAACAGCCGCTCAGCTGAAAGAATTGATGAGAGAATTGACATCATAA
- a CDS encoding ABC transporter substrate-binding protein: MLLQRRKIIASLFLGLLLLLTACGNTTTSATKESESADTKKVQTMNGEIEIPINPKRIVAEEYIATLIVLNIKPVGAPGLTLENYYLKDALKGVTSIGTYGKPSTEKIIGLKPDLIITGNGDNYEALSKIAPTVVIPYGELKDAHEELTYFGQLLGKEQEAKEWLAQYDQKIADAKAQVDAIIPADASFSIIEDAGKKLYVYGDNFGRGGQPVYQALGRKPPAKFADEIMEKQWAEISEEMLTEYAGDYIILTADTRTLEDFKKDPIWSSLPAVKNDHLYIWPEERSWYYDPTAVLAQVEELTKWLTSKK, from the coding sequence TTGCTTTTACAAAGAAGAAAAATCATTGCTTCACTTTTTCTTGGATTACTACTTCTATTAACGGCTTGTGGGAATACGACAACCTCAGCCACTAAAGAGAGTGAATCAGCAGATACAAAAAAGGTACAAACTATGAATGGAGAAATTGAAATTCCCATAAACCCGAAGCGTATCGTTGCTGAAGAATATATTGCTACTTTAATCGTGTTAAATATAAAGCCTGTTGGTGCACCTGGATTAACACTTGAAAATTATTATTTAAAGGATGCCTTAAAAGGGGTTACGAGCATTGGTACCTATGGGAAGCCATCCACAGAAAAAATTATAGGCTTAAAACCAGATTTAATCATTACAGGCAATGGAGATAATTATGAGGCGTTAAGTAAAATTGCTCCAACTGTTGTGATTCCTTATGGTGAATTAAAAGATGCACATGAAGAACTTACATACTTTGGTCAATTACTAGGCAAGGAGCAGGAAGCAAAGGAATGGCTAGCACAGTATGATCAAAAAATTGCTGATGCTAAAGCACAGGTGGATGCGATAATACCAGCGGATGCAAGCTTTTCAATTATTGAAGATGCGGGCAAAAAACTGTATGTTTATGGTGATAACTTTGGTCGTGGTGGACAGCCAGTTTATCAGGCACTCGGACGAAAGCCACCTGCAAAATTTGCCGATGAAATTATGGAAAAGCAGTGGGCAGAGATTTCAGAGGAGATGCTAACAGAATACGCAGGTGATTATATTATTTTGACAGCCGATACTCGAACGCTTGAGGATTTCAAGAAAGATCCAATTTGGAGTAGCTTACCAGCAGTAAAAAATGATCACCTTTATATCTGGCCAGAGGAACGTTCATGGTATTACGATCCAACTGCTGTCCTTGCTCAGGTTGAAGAATTAACCAAATGGCTTACAAGTAAAAAGTAA
- a CDS encoding serine hydrolase domain-containing protein encodes MNNAINQSTLDELVAQAVKKKNIVSVVLCVEKGDNSFSQVSSAGNMEDDHPYFLASVTKLYITASILKLRAENKLNLDDKISKYLSKDVVSRIHVLKEIDYSNDITIKHLMSNTSGIPDYFTSEIFLELVNGKDQSWPFDKTIHSVKQMKPKFKPGQKGKAHYSDTNYQILGEIIKTITRKSIQEVFKEFIFDELNLKHTYVYEDSNDSKPLPLNYKSKQLHIPQYMSSIPAEGGIISTAKESMIFVRAFFNGKLFPKSDFNELLNSFNFLFVPGQFYYGIGIAKQPISLFSFKDGLIGHWGQSGAFAFYLPKKDLYFTGTVNQIVGHNVAAQLITKVIKHF; translated from the coding sequence ATGAACAATGCTATCAATCAATCGACCTTGGATGAGCTAGTCGCTCAGGCAGTTAAAAAAAAGAATATTGTGAGTGTCGTGTTATGTGTAGAAAAAGGGGATAACTCATTTTCTCAAGTGTCTAGTGCAGGCAATATGGAGGATGATCACCCATATTTTCTTGCAAGTGTCACGAAATTATATATTACAGCAAGCATCTTGAAGCTAAGGGCAGAAAATAAGTTAAATTTAGATGATAAAATCTCAAAATATCTTTCTAAAGATGTAGTAAGCCGAATTCATGTGTTAAAAGAGATTGACTATTCAAATGATATTACAATCAAACATTTGATGTCTAATACTTCAGGAATTCCAGACTATTTTACTTCTGAGATTTTTTTAGAATTAGTAAATGGCAAGGATCAATCTTGGCCTTTTGATAAAACAATTCATTCTGTGAAACAAATGAAACCAAAATTTAAGCCTGGACAAAAAGGAAAGGCACATTATTCTGATACGAATTATCAGATTTTGGGTGAAATTATTAAAACGATTACAAGAAAATCAATTCAGGAAGTATTTAAGGAATTTATTTTTGATGAATTAAATCTTAAGCATACCTATGTTTATGAGGATAGCAATGATTCAAAACCACTTCCATTAAATTACAAATCTAAACAACTCCATATTCCTCAATACATGTCTTCTATACCCGCAGAGGGAGGTATTATCTCTACAGCTAAGGAATCAATGATTTTTGTAAGAGCATTCTTTAACGGTAAACTTTTTCCGAAAAGTGATTTTAATGAATTATTAAATAGCTTTAATTTCCTCTTTGTTCCTGGACAATTTTATTATGGAATAGGCATAGCAAAACAGCCAATCTCTCTTTTTTCCTTTAAAGATGGATTAATCGGTCATTGGGGACAATCTGGGGCATTTGCGTTTTATTTACCGAAAAAGGATCTTTATTTTACAGGAACGGTTAATCAAATTGTAGGTCATAATGTAGCCGCCCAGTTAATCACAAAGGTCATTAAACATTTTTAA
- a CDS encoding MFS transporter, with product MQPKKVIFLSMIICYIGFGVIIPILAPLIREIGLQERHAGIVISIAALVLLLAAPFWGVQSDRIGRKKVMVIGFVGFSFSLAFFAFLGWMGMKDLLPINVVFILLLSSRIMFGFFFPAISSSSQALMADITSVQERSAGMAMIGAATGIGFIIGPALGALLSTINLIFPVIITAILALIAVILIAIHIPKAEPTVVANKRNKITLTTSGLRSYLLIATSVMSMIVMLQVTSGFFIQDRFSLASKETAIWVGIGMFAVGLMMALVQMTIIQKRQYSPRRLVRIGLPILLLGFVLLIEWNHLGGFVIAFMLFGIGGGFLMSGYTAGISLAAGKENQGAAGGLTAVATGVGSLVAPIVGTELYRIHPNTPYWICITISLLLIIFVYSSHRGLVIDHTAKKEASDNKASLV from the coding sequence TTGCAACCAAAAAAAGTAATTTTTTTATCAATGATTATTTGTTATATCGGATTCGGGGTTATTATCCCAATTCTTGCACCTTTAATTCGAGAGATAGGACTTCAGGAAAGACACGCTGGAATTGTTATTTCTATCGCTGCCTTAGTATTATTACTAGCGGCTCCTTTCTGGGGAGTACAAAGTGATCGAATAGGTCGGAAAAAGGTCATGGTGATTGGATTTGTTGGTTTCTCATTTAGTTTAGCCTTTTTCGCCTTTTTAGGATGGATGGGGATGAAGGATTTATTACCAATCAATGTCGTGTTCATCCTATTACTTAGCTCGAGGATTATGTTTGGCTTCTTTTTCCCAGCAATTTCATCATCCTCACAAGCATTGATGGCAGATATCACTTCTGTGCAAGAAAGATCAGCAGGTATGGCGATGATAGGTGCAGCTACAGGCATTGGCTTTATTATTGGTCCTGCCCTAGGAGCACTTCTATCAACAATTAATCTAATTTTCCCAGTCATTATCACAGCTATTCTTGCATTAATCGCTGTTATTTTGATAGCTATACACATTCCTAAAGCAGAGCCGACCGTAGTAGCCAATAAACGCAATAAGATTACATTAACAACTAGTGGTCTTCGTTCCTATCTACTTATTGCTACGAGTGTTATGTCAATGATTGTTATGCTTCAAGTAACTTCTGGATTTTTTATACAGGATCGATTTTCATTAGCTTCTAAGGAAACAGCAATCTGGGTAGGTATTGGTATGTTTGCCGTTGGTTTAATGATGGCGCTTGTGCAAATGACTATTATTCAAAAACGACAATATTCACCACGTAGGCTGGTACGTATCGGTTTGCCTATACTTCTACTTGGGTTTGTCCTATTAATCGAGTGGAATCATTTAGGTGGATTTGTTATTGCCTTTATGCTGTTTGGCATTGGTGGTGGTTTTCTTATGTCAGGTTATACAGCTGGCATCTCCTTGGCAGCTGGAAAGGAAAATCAGGGTGCTGCTGGCGGTTTAACAGCCGTTGCTACTGGAGTTGGTTCATTAGTTGCACCAATTGTTGGGACAGAATTATATCGTATACATCCAAATACACCTTATTGGATTTGCATTACAATTAGTCTTCTACTAATTATATTTGTATATTCCTCACATAGGGGCTTAGTCATTGACCATACTGCAAAGAAAGAGGCAAGTGATAACAAAGCATCTCTTGTATAA
- a CDS encoding ABC transporter substrate-binding protein, with amino-acid sequence MKNYKYIFAFLCLLLMVTGCAKKTTEVDRKGASNSTVEQTQYLKVIHHLEGSTTIDKKPERIATPYISFVDYLAVLNVFPIAGQGIGTIQRNFPYLNELIKDHTIIDLGQEVDIEKVLAVKPDLIIAADDMSDKYEQLSKIAPTVILPQAGDWRETLMQMGEIVGAEEKVRKVLVDFDEKSARYKQELSKHSNETVLFTMYQGKENFVTWDIERFEPFYNGLGLKPVPEAEKGGTISLEGLGKLNPDHIFVVNNWQTPIAGGVEKDLEHNAVWSSLNAVKNKQVYYLDDPSLPGPLALAKIKGIEDIYNALK; translated from the coding sequence TTGAAAAATTATAAATATATTTTTGCTTTTCTCTGTTTACTACTGATGGTGACAGGATGTGCTAAGAAAACAACAGAAGTAGATAGGAAAGGGGCTTCTAATTCTACAGTAGAACAGACTCAGTATCTAAAAGTAATTCACCATTTAGAAGGCAGCACAACTATCGATAAAAAGCCCGAAAGAATTGCGACACCCTACATATCCTTTGTAGATTATTTAGCTGTTTTAAATGTATTTCCAATTGCTGGTCAAGGGATTGGTACTATTCAGAGAAATTTCCCTTACTTAAATGAGTTAATAAAAGATCATACGATTATAGATCTCGGTCAGGAAGTAGATATTGAAAAGGTACTTGCTGTTAAACCAGATTTGATTATTGCGGCAGATGATATGAGCGACAAATACGAACAATTATCTAAAATAGCTCCAACAGTGATTTTGCCACAAGCCGGCGATTGGAGAGAAACATTAATGCAAATGGGTGAAATTGTTGGAGCTGAAGAAAAAGTAAGAAAAGTACTAGTAGATTTTGATGAAAAATCGGCTAGGTACAAACAAGAACTTAGTAAGCATAGTAATGAAACTGTATTGTTTACAATGTACCAGGGGAAAGAAAATTTTGTCACATGGGATATAGAAAGATTTGAACCCTTTTATAATGGACTAGGATTAAAGCCAGTTCCAGAGGCTGAAAAAGGGGGAACCATAAGTCTAGAAGGTCTAGGTAAATTAAATCCCGATCATATTTTCGTTGTGAATAATTGGCAAACACCAATTGCAGGTGGTGTTGAAAAAGATTTGGAACATAACGCCGTTTGGTCAAGTTTAAACGCAGTTAAAAATAAGCAAGTTTATTACTTAGATGATCCATCTTTACCTGGTCCATTAGCTCTTGCCAAAATAAAAGGAATTGAAGATATTTATAATGCATTAAAATAG
- a CDS encoding helix-turn-helix transcriptional regulator, whose product MNLNIDTNDLDSLYSEIECRQLIMPSNQKTYSLPIHNGSGNIERQLLRVGMEMNWFQAQTNEPLSLSCNVRYPHLELFYPLSGDGFWATNGKEFSLAANTSNFLFVQNTKIYSELTPKEKVVMMELRIDLRHFKQLIAENKHLFEQSFFCQQISNPSYIHRLIEQIKNCPYTGMLKQLYIEGKALELLTLHLNGIELEEKKKKAATKLNEIDIHALYHAKEILNNCWRNPPSILALSKKIGLNDYKLKYGFKELFGTTVFGYVRSLRMLEARNILEQGKANVSETALMVGYQNLSHFATLFRKTFGYNPSEILKNEK is encoded by the coding sequence TTGAATTTAAACATCGATACAAATGATCTAGACTCACTCTATAGCGAAATTGAATGCAGACAGTTGATCATGCCATCCAATCAAAAAACCTATAGTTTACCTATCCATAATGGCTCAGGTAATATTGAAAGACAGCTTTTAAGAGTAGGTATGGAAATGAATTGGTTTCAAGCTCAAACGAATGAGCCCCTATCTTTAAGCTGTAACGTTCGTTATCCTCATCTTGAATTGTTCTATCCACTATCTGGGGATGGATTTTGGGCAACAAATGGAAAAGAATTTAGCTTAGCAGCCAACACCTCCAATTTTCTATTTGTTCAAAACACCAAAATATATTCAGAGCTGACGCCAAAGGAAAAAGTAGTCATGATGGAATTACGTATAGATTTAAGACACTTCAAACAATTAATCGCAGAAAATAAACACCTTTTTGAGCAATCGTTTTTTTGTCAGCAAATATCCAATCCCTCTTACATTCATCGACTAATCGAGCAAATAAAGAATTGTCCTTATACAGGCATGCTGAAACAGCTTTATATAGAGGGGAAAGCACTTGAATTGTTAACCCTTCATTTAAATGGCATAGAGCTTGAAGAGAAAAAGAAGAAAGCCGCCACGAAGCTTAATGAAATTGATATTCATGCTCTCTATCATGCAAAAGAGATTTTAAATAATTGCTGGAGAAATCCACCTAGCATTTTAGCACTTTCGAAAAAGATTGGCTTAAATGACTACAAATTAAAATACGGGTTTAAAGAACTATTTGGTACAACAGTCTTCGGCTATGTTAGAAGTTTGCGGATGCTTGAAGCACGAAATATTTTAGAGCAAGGAAAAGCTAATGTCAGTGAAACAGCGCTAATGGTTGGCTATCAAAATTTAAGTCATTTCGCTACATTATTTCGTAAAACATTTGGTTATAACCCTAGTGAAATATTAAAAAATGAAAAATAG